Proteins from a single region of Centropristis striata isolate RG_2023a ecotype Rhode Island chromosome 9, C.striata_1.0, whole genome shotgun sequence:
- the fam163ab gene encoding protein FAM163A codes for MTAGTVVITGGILATVILLCIIAVLCYCRLQYYCCKKNGSDSGSISQQHFACNACSVTGLDGSIATPLSMSPPEPPGSSDPTKPTGRQRSYCPTCSPYDSPFYIRTTDEMRNGGERITYMPTHYENQALAMPLPAVRGSLLRETQRGRPPDFYTNTRAISTEV; via the exons ATGACAGCTGGAACTGTTGTCATAACCGGAGGAATACTGGCCACAGTGATACTTCTGTGTATCATAGCTGTGCTCTGTTACTGTAGACTCCAG tatTACTGCTGTAAGAAGAATGGGTCTGACAGCGGCTCCATCTCTCAGCAACACTTTGCCTGCAATGCCTGCAGTGTCACCGGCCTGGACGGGTCGATCGCCACCCCGCTGTCCATGTCGCCACCTGAGCCGCCAGGATCCTCTGACCCCACCAAACCCACAGGGAGGCAACGCAGCTACTGCCCCACCTGCTCACCCTATGACTCGCCCTTCTACATCCGTACCACCGATGAGATGCGCAATGGTGGCGAGCGAATCACCTACATGCCCACACACTATGAGAACCAGGCTCTGGCGATGCCGCTGCCTGCCGTCCGAGGCTCCCTGCTGAGGGAGACCCAGCGAGGCCGGCCTCCTGACTTCTACACCAACACCCGAGCTATCAGCACTGAGGTGTGA